ACGGGCCGCGCATAAGGATTACTCACTGGCCGTTCCCCCGGGCAATCGGTTCCGGTCGGCGGCCGCGATCGACCGCCGGTCGAAAGGCTTAGGCGGGGGACTCGCGATCACCGGTGTATGAGCAGCGGCCAGAACAGCGGCGGCCTGATGTCCAGCGCGGGGCTCGTCCGCTACTTCGACGCGGAGGACCGAAACGCGATCCGGATCGACCCGAAGACCGTCGTCGCCTTCGGGCTCCTCTTCGGGATCCTCGTGTTGATCCTCGGGTTCGCGTTCTGAGGCTCCGCGGACGACGCACCCGCGGACGACACACCGCCGATCGGCGCTCCGACCGAACGACACCTTTTCACCCGCAGCCCGTCGATTCTCCCCCATGAAAGCGGGCGTTATCGCCGTCCAGGGCGACGTCTCCGAGCACGCCGACGCGGTCCGCCGCGCGGCCGCGAGCCACGGCGTCGACGTGGCGGTCGTCGAGATCCGCGACGCCGGCGTCGTCCCGGAGTGCGACGTTCTGCTGATGCCGGGCGGCGAGTCGACGACGATCTCCCGGCTGCTGCGCGAGGAGGGGATCGACGAGGAGATCCGCGACCACGTCGCCGGCGACAAGCCGCTGCTGGCGACGTGTGCGGGGCTCATCGTCGCCTCCCGCGACGCCAAGGACGACCGGGTGGCGACGTTGGACGTGCTCGACGTGAGCGTCGACCGCAACGCGTTCGGCCGGCAGGCGGACTCCTTCGAGGCGCCGCTGTCGGTGACCGGGCTCGACGAGCCGTTCCCCGCGGTGTTCATCCGCGCTCCGGTCATCGACGAGGTCGGCGAGGGCGTCGAGGTGCTCGCCGAGTGGGACGGCGATCCCGTCGCCGTCAAGCAGGGCTCGGTGATCGCCACGTCGTTCCACCCCGAGTTGACGCCCGACTCGCGGATCCACGACCTGGCGTTCTTCGGGCAGGAGCACGCCGCGATCCCGACGGACGACGATGCCGAGGCGGACTCAGGTTCCGGCGCGGACGCTGACGCAAATTCCGGTGCCGACGCCGACGCGGAGGTCGACGCGTGAGCGACGACGCCGCGGCCGGCGATGACATCGAACCCGAGTCGGAGACGGTTCCCGACGAGGAGGTGCTCGGCGCGCTGTTCGCGACGATCGAGGACCGCAAGGAGCGCCTCCCCGAGGGCTCCTACACCGCTTCGCTGTTCACCCACGAGAAAGGCGAGAACGCGGTGCTGGAGAAGATCGGCGAGGAGGCGACCGAGACCATCCTCGCGGCCAAGGACGACGACCTCGAGGAGCTGACCGCCGAATCGGCCGACCTCGTCTACCACCTCCTCGTGCTGTTCGCGCGAAAGGACCTCGACGTGGCGGACCTGCAGGCGGAGCTGCGCGATCGCTTTTGACGCGTGACTCCCGATCGTGGGCGACCGCGATCGTGTGGAAGTTCTGACGAACCCGGTGTCCTTATCGGGGTCGACGGCGCACGGCGGGGTATGCAGGCAGTCACGCTCGGTCCCGCCGGTACGTACTCACACCGCGCCGCGCGGGCCGTCGCCGACGATGTCGCCTTCCGCGAGTCGGTCACCGCCATCGTCGAGGCGGTCGCCGGCGGGGAGTACGACCGCGGGGTCGTCCCCGTCGAGAACAGCATCGAGGGGAGCGTCACCGAGAGCCTCGACGCGCTCACCGAGGCGGACGTGGCGGTCGTCCGCGAGATCGTCACCCCGATCCGCCACGCGCTGCTCGCGCAGGCGGAGACGTTCGAGGTGGTCGCCTCCCACTCGCAGGCGCTCGCGCAGTGTCGCGACTACCTGGAGCGCGAGTATCCCGACGCGCGGCGGGAGGCCGTCGCCTCCACCGCCCGCGGCGTCGAGCGCGCCCGCGAGGACCCGTCGGTCGCCGGCATCGGCCACCCCGCCAACGCGGCGTCCGACGACGGCGGCGTGGACCTGCGGGTGCTGGCCGAGGACATCCAGGACCAGTCGTCGAACGCGACGCGCTTCCTCGTCGTCGCCGGCGACGACGAGCGGACCGAGGCCGGCGGGAAGACCTCGGTGGTCGTCTACCCCGACGCCAACTACCCGGGGCTGCTGCTGGAGCTGCTCGAGGCGTTCGCCGACCGCGACGTGAACCTCTCGCGCATCGAGTCGCGCCCGAGCGGCGAGCGCCTCGGCGACTACCTGTTCCACATCGACTTCGAGGCCGGCCTCTACGAGGAGCGTGCGCAGGCGGCGCTCGGCGATGTCGAGGAGCTCGTCGGCGACGGCTGGGTCCGCGTCCTCGGCTCGTACGACACCGAGCACGTGGTGTACTGACGGGCGGCGACCCGGTCGGACAGGACGCATTCGGCTGGCGAACAGGCGACGCCCCGCGTCCGCGCCCCGACGCCGGCGTCGCGCACCCGCTGCCCGCCGGGGGTCGTTCTCACCGCACGGCGGCACTGGTCCCGGCTTCCGGGTTCAACGTTCGCGAGAACGAGTCGATCCGCCGTCGTCTATGGTCGGTCGGCGGGTCGCGCGATCGCCGCCTCGTCGCGGGGCGCGACCGTCCGTCACTCGGCGGCGGCGACCTCGCCGGCGTGGTACGCCTCCGCGTAGTCGACGAAGTTGCTCAGAATCTGCAGCCCGGTCTCGCCGCTCTTCTCGGGGTGGAACTGCGTGCCGATCACGTTTCCGGCCTCGTTGGCGGCGACGGCGGCGAAGCGCCGACCGTACTCGCAGGAGGCGATGGTGCGTTCGGTCACGTCCGCGCAGTAGGAGTGAACGAAGTACGCGTAGTCGCCCGCCTCGATCCCGTCCGTGATCGGGTGGTCGCGCTCGGGCGTGAGCTCGTTCCAGCCCATGTGCGGCACCTTCACGGAATCGGGGAGCCGCTCGACGCGCCCCGGAATGAGGCCGAGCCCCTCGACGGTCTCGCCCTCGGGCGCGCCCTCGGTGCTCTCCTCGTACATGAGCTGGAGCCCGACGCACACGCCGAGGATCGGGGTGTCCTCGGCCTTCTTGACGAGCACGTCGTGGAACGGCTCGGAGTTGTTCACGCACTCCCGAAACGCGCCGACGCCCGGCAACACGAGCGCCTCCGCGTCGCGGATCGCGTCGGGGTCGTTGGAGACGCTCACGTCCGCGCCGGCCCGTTCGAGCCCGCGGCGGAGGCTCCGGAGGTTGCCAACGCCGTAGTCGATGACGGTGACGTTCATACCCGATCTGCGGGGCGGGCGGTGAAAACGGTTGCCCGTCCGGCGGCGTGCGCCGCACGGTCACGTGCTTCGGCTCATCGACCAACCGAAACTCGCAGATGTGTCGAATCCGGCGGCGTGAGCTAGGCTATCACGCGTTCAGCGACGTTTAATATCTCAGCGAGCGTACTACGTGTCGGTGAGATTCAATGAGTAACATCGCTCCCTTCGACGAGATGAACCGGATGTTCGACCGCATGTCCCGCAACGTCGGGCGGATGGACTGGGGTGACCTCGACGCGATGCGACGGTCGGGCATCGACGTCGACATCGCCGAGTACGACGACGAGATCGTCGTGATGGCGGACC
This genomic stretch from Halobaculum roseum harbors:
- a CDS encoding preprotein translocase subunit Sec61beta, which gives rise to MSSGQNSGGLMSSAGLVRYFDAEDRNAIRIDPKTVVAFGLLFGILVLILGFAF
- the pdxT gene encoding pyridoxal 5'-phosphate synthase glutaminase subunit PdxT, with amino-acid sequence MKAGVIAVQGDVSEHADAVRRAAASHGVDVAVVEIRDAGVVPECDVLLMPGGESTTISRLLREEGIDEEIRDHVAGDKPLLATCAGLIVASRDAKDDRVATLDVLDVSVDRNAFGRQADSFEAPLSVTGLDEPFPAVFIRAPVIDEVGEGVEVLAEWDGDPVAVKQGSVIATSFHPELTPDSRIHDLAFFGQEHAAIPTDDDAEADSGSGADADANSGADADAEVDA
- the hisE gene encoding phosphoribosyl-ATP diphosphatase, coding for MSDDAAAGDDIEPESETVPDEEVLGALFATIEDRKERLPEGSYTASLFTHEKGENAVLEKIGEEATETILAAKDDDLEELTAESADLVYHLLVLFARKDLDVADLQAELRDRF
- the pheA gene encoding prephenate dehydratase, encoding MQAVTLGPAGTYSHRAARAVADDVAFRESVTAIVEAVAGGEYDRGVVPVENSIEGSVTESLDALTEADVAVVREIVTPIRHALLAQAETFEVVASHSQALAQCRDYLEREYPDARREAVASTARGVERAREDPSVAGIGHPANAASDDGGVDLRVLAEDIQDQSSNATRFLVVAGDDERTEAGGKTSVVVYPDANYPGLLLELLEAFADRDVNLSRIESRPSGERLGDYLFHIDFEAGLYEERAQAALGDVEELVGDGWVRVLGSYDTEHVVY
- the hisH gene encoding imidazole glycerol phosphate synthase subunit HisH, whose product is MNVTVIDYGVGNLRSLRRGLERAGADVSVSNDPDAIRDAEALVLPGVGAFRECVNNSEPFHDVLVKKAEDTPILGVCVGLQLMYEESTEGAPEGETVEGLGLIPGRVERLPDSVKVPHMGWNELTPERDHPITDGIEAGDYAYFVHSYCADVTERTIASCEYGRRFAAVAANEAGNVIGTQFHPEKSGETGLQILSNFVDYAEAYHAGEVAAAE